The Anthonomus grandis grandis chromosome 16, icAntGran1.3, whole genome shotgun sequence genome includes the window AGAAGCGACTTCACCGTACGAAACTAATGCTGGAAAAACGTTGCAGGTTCTGTGGTTACCTTAGCAGTCCTCCTTACCAGACCTCCTCCCCTCAAGCAGAAATTAAAGAAAGCATCAAAGAGTTAGATTCCTGGCAACCGACCTCTAGGAAAAAAAGTATAGGTAGCTTAAATAGTTCTAAACGTGCAACAAGTGAGCGTAGAATATCAAAAGAGTtgcaaaaaaatcgaaatagcTCTGGTTCAAGTAACTCGAAACCAGAAACCATACTAGAAGAAACCATGTTGGCACAACAGTTGGAAATGGAGAAACATTTGCTAGAAGTAAAAGAAGACTCTCAAAAGATTAAGTACGTAGATgcaataaacataaaaaaatctcaaaataaatATGGCAGTTGGCGTGCAAACAAATTGATCCCATGCGAGTGTAAAAAAACTGGATGCGATTGCCATATCAATGATTCTGTAAAGGGCTATAAGCAACACTTAGCAGGAAGTTCTTCCATACATTTTGCATCATCGaaggaaaaaacatttataaggAAATCTATCGAAAGGCAGGGTGAGTGAAAACTGCCTTTGTCATCAAcctaaaatttcagaaaaattattttaaacagttGTTGTTACAGATATGTCTAAAGAGAAAACGAACGTTTATACCAGCAGTAATGAAATCGCTAAAAAATCGGAAGAAGTAATTGACACTAAAGCAAACCTAATTGCTGAGTCTACAAATGATAACTTAATTTTAGACAATAACCAAAAAAACATCGCTTCTAAAGAACCATATACAGAAGTTATAAGTATAAAAGAACCACTTAATAAAAGTAGTTCAAAGTTGCTGTTAAAAAATTCAGAAGAAAATCACAAAAGCCTGTCCATTTCTCTTAGTACAGAAGACACAAAATCAAAAAGACATCGTAAACTCTCAGTAATGGTTTCTTGTACATGTAGCGACGAAGAATGTGACTGCAGTAACCTACTGACCCTTCCCGAAAAACCGACCATTTTTAAATCCGACAGTGAACTGTTTAAGCCCAGGGCACTTTCAATACAAGAAAACACCACTGAGAGAAAAAGTGTTGTGCCGAGGGTGAATTCTTTGGAACTCATCAGAACCAGACTGAGCAGTATTAggtctattaaaataaatgtagacAATGAAAGCGAAGATTCTTTGGACATAACAAGAACAAGAGGCAAAGGGAGTGTGTCAAGTAGTTCCAAAAACAGGACTTCATTCGTTAGTGATAAAGTTAAACATGCCTCGATAGATCTCTGATATTGtagcttaaaaaatatgaaataataataaaaaaatgtttttttttctgatatctATTTATTTGCAGAATTTTTCAAACGAACATAGATTCCTGGTAACTCAAGGGATAGTACCAAGGTACCAAAGACAGTTCtcaagattaaaaaatatatttgcatcaAATGTATTAACTGAAAACTCGAGATTCGAATGCTAATACGTTTATGAGTTAATCTCTCTTTGATTCTAAAGTTGAGTATCTTAGAGAAATTTAGGAGGATGAAGACCAGCTGAAAGTCGTCGTTTCTTATGTGATAtttataaacttaattattaatattaattgatcAAATTGAGGCATCGCTAGTGGCGCCCGCTCATGGCATTGGCACGCAACATCTTCAGTCAGTTATATTGTTAATGCTATCTTTGACACACAATTTGCTGCTATTCCAATTCTAGGCCGTGAAACTCGATTCGGTTCGATGcaagtcttttaaaaatgttaagaacTGCTTTAGATTAACATcgaatgattttgaaaaaagattgaataaaatttttgtctaatttttaattttcttttacgtATTTACGATAATTTTTATATCATccaggaattaaaaaaaggtttcCAAAGTTTTGCAGTATTATTTTAGGGCTCCAGGATTTATTAGgcatttaaaggaatttttaatt containing:
- the LOC126745532 gene encoding uncharacterized protein LOC126745532 isoform X2, which gives rise to MEEAHIQSENLTTEDDQQEAAASKITGLSNKASDLQQIYRQGDKIHQIDDENVTMIKSGPPNVDTSHGSIEGDLNADEVQSGESLFKTFSFDNVISKEETEKCLEFWRSVVEKQLEPIKCTLIETALKNKEAEKKRESTSSSKKPKRSVQSKLKNEDEKPVISTTKIESWNAILLELQKKRLHRTKLMLEKRCRFCGYLSSPPYQTSSPQAEIKESIKELDSWQPTSRKKSIGSLNSSKRATSERRISKELQKNRNSSGSSNSKPETILEETMLAQQLEMEKHLLEVKEDSQKIKYVDAINIKKSQNKYGSWRANKLIPCECKKTGCDCHINDSVKGYKQHLAGSSSIHFASSKEKTFIRKSIERQDMSKEKTNVYTSSNEIAKKSEEVIDTKANLIAESTNDNLILDNNQKNIASKEPYTEVISIKEPLNKSSSKLLLKNSEENHKSLSISLSTEDTKSKRHRKLSVMVSCTCSDEECDCSNLLTLPEKPTIFKSDSELFKPRALSIQENTTERKSVVPRVNSLELIRTRLSSIRSIKINVDNESEDSLDITRTRGKGSVSSSSKNRTSFVSDKVKHASIDL
- the LOC126745532 gene encoding uncharacterized protein LOC126745532 isoform X1, which codes for MEEAHIQSENLTTEDDQQEAAASKITGLSNKASDLQQIYRQGDKIHQIDDENVTMIKSGPPNVDTSHGSIEGDLNADEVQSGESLFKTFSFDNVISKEETEKCLEFWRSVVEKQLEPIKCTLIETALKNKEAEKKRESTSSSKKPKRSVQSKLKNEDEKPVISTTKIESWNAILLELQKKRLHRTKLMLEKRCRFCGYLSSPPYQTSSPQAEIKESIKELDSWQPTSRKKSIGSLNSSKRATSERRISKELQKNRNSSGSSNSKPETILEETMLAQQLEMEKHLLEVKEDSQKIKYVDAINIKKSQNKYGSWRANKLIPCECKKTGCDCHINDSVKGYKQHLAGSSSIHFASSKEKTFIRKSIERQVVVTDMSKEKTNVYTSSNEIAKKSEEVIDTKANLIAESTNDNLILDNNQKNIASKEPYTEVISIKEPLNKSSSKLLLKNSEENHKSLSISLSTEDTKSKRHRKLSVMVSCTCSDEECDCSNLLTLPEKPTIFKSDSELFKPRALSIQENTTERKSVVPRVNSLELIRTRLSSIRSIKINVDNESEDSLDITRTRGKGSVSSSSKNRTSFVSDKVKHASIDL